CGATCCGAGGAGATCTTCGCCGCCGCCCAGACACTCATGCCCGGGGGCGTCAGTTCCCCCGTGCGGGCCTTCAAGTCGGTGGGCGGCCAGCCGATCGTCTTCGACCGGGTCAAGGGGGCCTATGCCTGGGACGTCGACGGCAACCTCTACATCGACTACGTCGGCAGCTGGGGGCCCGCCATCTGCGGCCACAGCCACCCGGAGGTGATCGCCGCCCTCCACCAGGCCCTGGAGAAGGGCACCAGCTTCGGCGCCCCCTGCGTGCTCGAGAACGAGCTGGCGGAGCTGGTCATCGCCGCCGTGCCGTCGGTGGAGATGGTGCGCTTCGTCAACTCCGGCACCGAGGCCTGCATGGCCGTGCTGCGGCTGATGCGCGCCTTCACCGGCCGGGAGAAGGTGATCAAGTTCGAGGGCTGCTACCACGGCCACGCCGACATGTTCCTGGTCAAGGCGGGCTCCGGGGTGGCCACCCTGGGCCTGCCCGACTCCCCCGGTGTGCCCCGCGCCGTCACCGCCGGCACCCTCACCGCCCCCTACAACTGCCTGGAGTCGGTCAAGCAGCTGTTCGCCAACAACCCCGGTGAGATCGCCGGGGTGATCCTGGAGCCGGTGGTGGGCAACGCGGGCTTCATCACCCCCGAACCCGGCTTCCTCGAGGGCCTGCGCGAACTCACCAAGGAAAACGGCGCCCTGCTGGTGTTCGACGAAGTCATGACCGGCTTCCGCATCAGCTACGGCGGCGCCCAGGCCCGCTTCGGCGTCACCCCGGACCTCACCACCATGGGCAAGGTGATCGGCGGCGGCCTGCCGGTGGGGGCCTACGGCGGCCGGGCCGACATCATGGCGATGGTGGCGCCCGCTGGGCCCATGTACCAGGCAGGCACCCTGAGCGGCAATCCCCTGGCCATGACCGCCGGCATCAAGACCCTGCAGCTGCTCAGCCAGCCCGGCACCTACGAGCGGCTGGAGACCATCACCAAGCGGCTCATCAACGGCGTCCGCGCCGCCGCCGCCGAGGCGGGCATCCCCTTCTGCGGCGGCAGCATCAGCGCCATGTTCGGCTTCTTCCTCTGCGAGGGGCCGGTGCACAACTTCGAGCAGGCCAAGGCCGCCGACACGGTCCGCTTCGGCCGCCTGCACCGCGGCATGCTCGAGCGTGGCGTCTACTTGGCACCGAGCGCCTTCGAGGCCGGCTTCACCTCCCTGGCCCACAGTGACGCCGACATCGACGCCACCATCGACGCCTTCCGGGACGTCTTCCTGTCGCTGGCGTGAGCGTCGGCCGTCTGCTGGGGGTCGGCACCGGGCTGCTGACCCTGACCCTGCTGGCGAGCTGCGCCACCGACCCCGGCAGCCAGCCCGTCGACGTGGCCGGCGGCGTGCCGGTGGGCGCGGTGCTCGCCCTGACGGGCAACGCCAACGTCTACGGCCAGGACCAGAAGATCGGCCTGGAGCTGGCGCTCCAGCACCGCAACGGCGCCGGTGGCATCAACGGCCAGCCCCTGAAGCTGGCGCTGGAGGACAGCGGCAGCGACGAACCGGGAGCCAACGCGGCCTTCACCCTGCAGATCAACCGGGGTGTGCTGGCCCTGATCGGCCCCACCCTCTCCCAGCAGGCCTTCTCCGCCGACCCCATCGCCCAGCGCCGCGGCGTGCCGGTGGTGGCCCCCTCCAACACCGCCACCGGCATCCCGGAGATCGGCTTCTTCATCAGTCGGGTCTCGGCCCAGAGCTCGGTGATCGCCCCCCTGGCCATCGATCGGGCCCTGACGATCCAGCCTGGCCTGAAGCGGGCGGCGGTGTTCTACGCCCAGGACGACGCCTACAGCACCGCCGAGACCACCATCTTCCAGAAGGCCCTCAAGGAGAAGGGCCTCGATCCGGTGACGGTGCAGCGCACCCAGCTCAACGACCAGGACTTCCAGAACCAGATCAGCGCCGCCCTGCGGGAGAAGCCCGACCTGATCGTGCTGTCGCTGCAGGCGGTGGACGGCGGCAACCTGATCCGCCAGCTGCGGGAGCTGGGTTACCGGGGCCTGATCGTGGCCGGCAACGGCATGAACACCCCCAACATCTACCCGATCTGCCAGAAGTACTGCGACGGGCTGCTGATCGCCCAGGCCTACAGCCCCGAGCTGGACACCCCCGCCAACACGGCCTTCCTCAAGGCCTTCCAGGCGGCCAAGGGCGGCGCCATCCCGCCCCAGCTCACGGCCCAGGCCTACACGGCCCTGCAGGTGATCGGCGACGCGCTGGTGCGGCTCGACCAACGCCAGCCCCTGAAAGGGGCCACCCTGACGAACGCGCGCAAGGCGCTGATGGAGGAGATCCT
This genomic stretch from Cyanobium gracile PCC 6307 harbors:
- a CDS encoding ABC transporter substrate-binding protein; this translates as MSVGRLLGVGTGLLTLTLLASCATDPGSQPVDVAGGVPVGAVLALTGNANVYGQDQKIGLELALQHRNGAGGINGQPLKLALEDSGSDEPGANAAFTLQINRGVLALIGPTLSQQAFSADPIAQRRGVPVVAPSNTATGIPEIGFFISRVSAQSSVIAPLAIDRALTIQPGLKRAAVFYAQDDAYSTAETTIFQKALKEKGLDPVTVQRTQLNDQDFQNQISAALREKPDLIVLSLQAVDGGNLIRQLRELGYRGLIVAGNGMNTPNIYPICQKYCDGLLIAQAYSPELDTPANTAFLKAFQAAKGGAIPPQLTAQAYTALQVIGDALVRLDQRQPLKGATLTNARKALMEEILAGTYATPLGEIRFTPEGEVIQSQFFVAQVRMDPGGRSGRFALLK
- the hemL gene encoding glutamate-1-semialdehyde 2,1-aminomutase, whose protein sequence is MRPPSADPALSSATPSAPASAPSLLTTRSEEIFAAAQTLMPGGVSSPVRAFKSVGGQPIVFDRVKGAYAWDVDGNLYIDYVGSWGPAICGHSHPEVIAALHQALEKGTSFGAPCVLENELAELVIAAVPSVEMVRFVNSGTEACMAVLRLMRAFTGREKVIKFEGCYHGHADMFLVKAGSGVATLGLPDSPGVPRAVTAGTLTAPYNCLESVKQLFANNPGEIAGVILEPVVGNAGFITPEPGFLEGLRELTKENGALLVFDEVMTGFRISYGGAQARFGVTPDLTTMGKVIGGGLPVGAYGGRADIMAMVAPAGPMYQAGTLSGNPLAMTAGIKTLQLLSQPGTYERLETITKRLINGVRAAAAEAGIPFCGGSISAMFGFFLCEGPVHNFEQAKAADTVRFGRLHRGMLERGVYLAPSAFEAGFTSLAHSDADIDATIDAFRDVFLSLA